One genomic window of Tenacibaculum tangerinum includes the following:
- a CDS encoding (Fe-S)-binding protein codes for MIVPTMAEMMAQGKQPEVLFWVGAAGSYDDRAKKITRAFVKILQQAGVDFAVLGTEESSTGDAAKRAGNEFLFQMQAVTNIEVLNAYEIKTIVTCDPHSFNTLKNEYPGLGGKYKVYHHTQYISKLIKDGRLTIEDKNLNGKRLTYHDPCYLGRANDVYESPRDLIRRLGVKMTEMKRYKSTALCCGAGGAQMFKEPEKGDKDINVLRTEDALETNPQIIATGCPYCNTMMTDGVKFKEKEAQIEVKDIAELIAEANNL; via the coding sequence ATGATAGTACCAACAATGGCAGAAATGATGGCTCAAGGAAAACAACCAGAAGTGTTGTTTTGGGTAGGAGCTGCAGGAAGTTATGATGATAGAGCAAAAAAAATAACCAGAGCTTTCGTAAAAATATTACAGCAAGCAGGAGTTGATTTTGCAGTATTGGGTACCGAAGAAAGTTCAACAGGCGATGCCGCAAAGCGAGCTGGAAATGAATTTTTATTTCAAATGCAAGCCGTTACGAATATTGAAGTGTTAAATGCTTACGAAATAAAAACAATCGTAACCTGCGATCCGCATTCATTCAATACGCTAAAAAACGAATACCCAGGATTAGGAGGGAAATATAAAGTGTATCACCACACACAATACATTAGCAAGTTAATCAAAGATGGGCGTTTGACTATAGAGGATAAAAACTTAAACGGAAAACGATTAACCTATCACGACCCATGCTATTTAGGGCGTGCCAATGATGTATATGAAAGTCCGCGTGATTTAATTCGTCGTTTAGGCGTAAAAATGACCGAAATGAAACGATATAAATCAACAGCCTTGTGCTGTGGAGCAGGAGGTGCACAGATGTTTAAAGAACCAGAAAAGGGAGATAAGGATATCAATGTATTACGTACAGAAGATGCCTTAGAAACCAACCCTCAAATTATTGCTACAGGCTGTCCGTATTGCAATACTATGATGACCGATGGTGTAAAGTTCAAAGAAAAAGAAGCACAAATCGAAGTAAAAGATATTGCAGAACTAATCGCAGAAGCAAATAATTTGTAA
- a CDS encoding (Fe-S)-binding protein: protein MEKYISNIFFALILIAGIGYFVMNVRKLIRNIKLGKDIDRTDRQPERWKNMAKIALGQYKMVRRPISGILHVVVYIGFILINIEMLEIIIDGLFGTHRFFQPILGDTLYGFLIGNFEILAFLVLVAVIIFWFRRNIEKVQRFWNKEMKGWPKKDANIILYFEMVLMSLFLIMNATDVPFQEAGVGNVVSQFIAPWFDGFSPEALHTIEKTAWWLHIVGILIFLNYLYYSKHLHILLAFPNTFFANLNPKGQFDNLEAVTKEVKMMMDPDADPYAMPEEGAEEEMPEKFGASDVTDLNWVQLMNAYTCTECGRCTSSCPANLTGKELSPRAIMMKTRDRLEEVGKNIDANGGEFKDDGKQLLNDYITPEELWACTSCNACVQECPIGIDPLSIIIDMRRYLVMEESAAPQELNMMMTNIENNGAPWQYSQMDRLNWKDEQ, encoded by the coding sequence ATGGAGAAATACATATCAAACATCTTTTTTGCGTTGATTTTAATTGCAGGGATAGGATATTTTGTAATGAATGTTCGTAAACTCATACGAAACATTAAGCTAGGAAAAGATATTGATAGAACCGACAGACAGCCAGAACGATGGAAAAACATGGCAAAAATAGCACTAGGGCAATACAAAATGGTGCGCCGTCCAATTTCAGGAATTTTACATGTTGTGGTGTATATAGGATTCATCCTAATCAATATTGAAATGCTTGAAATTATTATTGATGGATTATTCGGAACACATCGTTTTTTTCAACCAATTTTAGGAGATACTTTGTACGGATTCTTAATTGGTAATTTCGAAATACTTGCTTTTTTAGTTTTAGTAGCCGTAATTATTTTCTGGTTTAGAAGAAATATCGAAAAAGTACAACGCTTCTGGAATAAAGAAATGAAAGGGTGGCCGAAGAAAGACGCAAATATTATATTGTATTTTGAAATGGTACTCATGTCGTTGTTCCTAATTATGAACGCTACCGATGTTCCCTTTCAAGAAGCAGGAGTAGGAAATGTAGTTTCTCAATTCATAGCACCTTGGTTTGATGGTTTTTCACCTGAAGCATTGCATACGATAGAGAAAACTGCTTGGTGGTTACATATTGTTGGAATTCTAATTTTCTTAAACTACCTATATTACTCTAAGCATTTACATATTTTATTGGCATTTCCAAATACGTTTTTTGCCAATTTAAATCCTAAGGGACAGTTCGATAATTTAGAGGCAGTTACCAAAGAAGTAAAAATGATGATGGATCCAGATGCTGACCCTTATGCAATGCCAGAAGAAGGCGCCGAGGAAGAAATGCCAGAGAAATTCGGAGCTTCTGATGTAACCGATTTAAACTGGGTACAATTGATGAATGCCTATACCTGTACTGAATGTGGGCGCTGTACATCGTCGTGTCCAGCAAACCTTACAGGAAAAGAATTATCACCACGTGCCATTATGATGAAAACACGTGATCGTTTAGAAGAAGTAGGAAAAAATATTGATGCCAATGGAGGGGAGTTTAAAGACGACGGAAAGCAGTTATTAAACGATTATATTACTCCAGAAGAGTTATGGGCATGTACAAGTTGTAATGCCTGTGTGCAAGAGTGTCCGATTGGTATCGACCCGTTATCAATTATTATAGACATGCGTCGCTATTTAGTTATGGAAGAATCAGCAGCACCGCAAGAGCTAAATATGATGATGACCAATATTGAAAATAACGGAGCACCATGGCAGTATAGCCAAATGGATCGATTAAACTGGAAAGATGAGCAGTAG
- a CDS encoding DUF3575 domain-containing protein, which yields MSSRTSKKILTIILFIFILTSSFSQEKDYTLKLDVVKSVFGIYQLEGEYHKTDQLSYGLGLLYFNTKTMLFFDMDIKEEGYMISPFVRYYTRSNNESSSFFQSNLRYGYFVGLSYEKWTSMLSLDAVYGYQFKLNKSLFFEPSIGLGAFKVLGSDNAYGLVTPYLLANFNISIKI from the coding sequence ATGAGCAGTAGAACGAGTAAAAAAATATTAACTATTATACTTTTTATATTTATTTTAACTAGTAGTTTTTCACAGGAAAAAGACTATACATTAAAGTTAGATGTTGTAAAATCAGTATTCGGAATTTATCAGCTTGAAGGAGAGTATCATAAAACCGACCAATTATCCTATGGACTTGGACTACTTTACTTTAATACAAAAACGATGCTTTTTTTCGATATGGATATAAAAGAAGAGGGGTATATGATAAGTCCATTTGTGAGATATTACACGAGGAGTAACAATGAATCATCTTCTTTTTTTCAGTCCAATCTAAGATATGGCTATTTTGTAGGTCTTAGTTACGAAAAATGGACAAGCATGTTGAGTCTTGATGCAGTTTATGGGTATCAATTCAAATTAAATAAATCACTATTTTTTGAGCCTAGTATAGGTTTAGGAGCCTTTAAAGTATTGGGGTCGGATAATGCATATGGGTTAGTTACTCCCTATTTATTAGCTAATTTTAACATATCAATAAAAATATAA
- a CDS encoding MlaD family protein → MSKELKTGIVAVVIIALFIWGYNFLKGQNLFSANARHFFVEYNNINGLNEASSVTINGLKVGNVEQIFFNESPEKRGSLVVKISLNTDFKFSKNSIAKIYSASLMGGQNLAIIPKYDGEVAISGDYLKGEVESDIFSSVGEKLNPIQAKLENVLVGADSLLIGVNQVLNEESRKSLNRSVLGLEKVMSDVRKTLASVNDLIKDSKTNLNATLTNTKKITDNFTKVSDDLAKANLGESVKKLEATLTNVNDMLAKMKSGKGTLGKLMTDEKMYTNLTNASKELEELLREMKLNPKRFVHFSLFGKKPKPYNEDNNTNNENTK, encoded by the coding sequence ATGTCTAAAGAATTAAAAACAGGAATCGTTGCCGTAGTAATTATAGCATTGTTTATATGGGGTTATAATTTCTTAAAAGGGCAAAACTTGTTCAGTGCGAATGCAAGACACTTTTTTGTAGAGTACAATAATATAAATGGTCTTAACGAAGCAAGTTCAGTTACCATAAACGGTTTAAAGGTAGGTAATGTAGAACAAATATTTTTTAATGAAAGCCCTGAAAAAAGAGGAAGTCTTGTAGTAAAAATCTCACTTAATACCGATTTTAAGTTTTCAAAAAATAGCATTGCTAAAATTTATTCAGCAAGTTTAATGGGCGGGCAAAACTTAGCCATTATTCCTAAATACGATGGAGAAGTAGCAATATCAGGAGATTATTTAAAGGGAGAGGTAGAATCCGATATCTTTTCTTCAGTAGGAGAAAAACTCAACCCAATTCAGGCAAAACTAGAAAATGTGCTAGTCGGTGCAGATTCTTTATTAATTGGGGTGAATCAGGTTTTAAATGAGGAATCTCGTAAAAGCTTAAATAGGAGTGTTTTAGGGCTGGAGAAGGTAATGTCAGATGTTCGTAAAACCTTAGCTTCTGTAAATGATTTAATAAAAGATAGTAAGACTAACCTAAACGCCACCTTAACCAACACGAAAAAAATTACAGACAATTTTACGAAAGTATCCGACGATTTAGCGAAGGCTAACCTAGGAGAATCAGTAAAAAAGCTCGAAGCCACTTTAACAAATGTTAATGATATGTTGGCTAAAATGAAATCAGGAAAAGGAACTTTAGGAAAGTTAATGACCGATGAAAAAATGTATACAAACCTAACCAATGCTTCAAAAGAATTAGAAGAACTATTAAGGGAGATGAAGCTAAATCCTAAGCGTTTTGTGCATTTTTCACTATTTGGAAAGAAACCGAAACCTTATAACGAAGACAATAATACCAATAACGAAAATACGAAGTAA
- a CDS encoding N-acetylmuramoyl-L-alanine amidase family protein, with amino-acid sequence MQFLNFLKYNITKLTFTVLTVLTILFGVSLEVTAQKKYTVVLDAGHGGKDPGNLGNGFREKSIALRVALDVGKELLTSRDIEVVYTRKKDVFVELHNRAKIANDKKADLFVSIHCDAFRRPDPHGASTFVLGLSGNQENLEIAKKENAVILLEDNYKQNYDYDPNSPESVIGLSVLQEENLENSLGIAGLVQNNFVALKRNNRKVKQANFLVLRETVMPSVLIELGFLTNKNEGKFLNSRSGQIQMAKSIAEAIKKYFKRLKLNTISETVTVNAPLVEKELSKPVEQKVVKKTIPKKEEALAKKEVTKEKTKEVQAPSKNIETPLKRISSEIVFRIQIAASRKKLSTSSFKNLEDVESLFIDNYYKYYYGNSPSLTEIKRILPQVKNKGYKDAWLVAFKNGKRISMAEALKND; translated from the coding sequence ATGCAATTCTTAAATTTCCTTAAATATAACATAACAAAATTAACCTTTACTGTTCTAACTGTCTTAACCATTTTATTTGGAGTGTCATTAGAGGTAACGGCACAAAAAAAATACACCGTTGTTCTTGATGCGGGTCATGGAGGGAAAGACCCTGGGAATCTAGGAAACGGTTTTAGAGAAAAAAGTATTGCCTTGCGAGTGGCACTAGATGTGGGTAAAGAGTTGCTAACATCAAGAGATATTGAAGTAGTTTATACTCGTAAAAAAGATGTTTTTGTTGAGTTACATAACCGTGCTAAAATAGCAAATGATAAAAAAGCAGATTTATTTGTGTCTATTCACTGCGATGCTTTTAGAAGACCAGATCCACATGGAGCAAGTACTTTTGTTTTAGGTTTAAGTGGTAATCAGGAAAATTTAGAGATCGCAAAAAAAGAGAATGCCGTAATTTTATTAGAGGATAATTACAAACAAAATTACGATTACGACCCTAACTCACCAGAGTCAGTAATAGGATTGTCGGTGCTTCAAGAAGAAAACTTAGAAAACAGCCTAGGAATTGCAGGCTTAGTTCAAAATAACTTCGTAGCGTTAAAAAGAAATAATAGAAAAGTAAAGCAAGCTAATTTTTTAGTGTTAAGAGAAACTGTTATGCCCAGTGTTTTGATAGAATTAGGTTTTTTAACTAATAAAAATGAAGGTAAGTTTTTAAACTCTAGAAGCGGTCAAATACAAATGGCAAAATCAATAGCTGAAGCTATTAAAAAATATTTTAAAAGGCTTAAGCTAAATACCATAAGCGAAACAGTTACAGTAAATGCACCGTTAGTAGAAAAAGAACTATCAAAGCCAGTGGAACAAAAAGTAGTAAAAAAGACAATCCCTAAAAAAGAAGAAGCTCTAGCTAAAAAAGAAGTTACTAAAGAAAAAACTAAGGAAGTACAAGCACCAAGTAAGAATATAGAAACACCTTTAAAACGTATTTCTTCAGAAATTGTTTTTCGCATACAAATAGCAGCTTCAAGAAAAAAACTTTCAACAAGTAGCTTTAAAAACTTAGAAGATGTTGAATCTCTATTTATTGATAATTACTACAAATATTATTACGGAAACTCCCCAAGCTTAACTGAAATAAAAAGAATATTACCCCAAGTAAAAAACAAAGGCTATAAAGATGCATGGTTAGTAGCTTTTAAGAACGGAAAACGAATTTCTATGGCAGAAGCACTGAAAAACGATTAA